In bacterium YEK0313, one genomic interval encodes:
- the gcvA_6 gene encoding Glycine cleavage system transcriptional activator, whose amino-acid sequence MRLNRRLVPDIRTLQAFECAARHLSFTRAAVELNLTQSAVSRQIRELEVQLGVALFERVRQRVVLTASGEALLRDAQKLLVQTEDAVMRAMATAHAAVSLDIAALSTFGSRWLMPRLPGFLAAHPGTVLHMATRDAPFSFEDEPFDLAIHHGKPAWPGATCTFLCDEWILPVAAPAVIAAHRPAGPGDLAALPLLHLSTRPGLWAQWFADNGVETGSAYRGHRLDQFALVIEAVTAGLGLALLPRYLIEKELEAGTLAAVFDRPLQTDSRYYLAVPDNRAGSALTQAFSAWIIGQVSPAGRARGPA is encoded by the coding sequence ATGCGGCTCAACAGACGGCTCGTCCCCGACATCCGGACGCTGCAGGCCTTCGAATGCGCCGCGCGGCATCTCAGCTTCACCCGTGCGGCGGTCGAGCTGAACCTGACCCAGAGCGCCGTCAGCCGGCAGATCCGCGAGCTCGAAGTCCAGCTCGGCGTCGCGCTGTTCGAGCGGGTGCGCCAGCGCGTGGTGCTGACCGCGAGCGGCGAGGCGCTGCTGCGCGACGCGCAGAAGCTGCTGGTCCAGACCGAGGACGCGGTGATGCGCGCCATGGCGACCGCCCATGCCGCGGTCTCGCTCGACATCGCGGCGCTGTCGACCTTCGGCAGCCGCTGGCTGATGCCGCGCCTTCCGGGCTTTCTCGCGGCCCACCCCGGCACCGTGCTGCACATGGCGACGCGCGACGCCCCGTTCAGCTTCGAGGACGAACCCTTCGATCTTGCCATCCATCACGGCAAGCCGGCCTGGCCGGGCGCGACCTGCACCTTCCTGTGCGACGAATGGATCCTGCCGGTGGCAGCTCCCGCGGTCATCGCCGCGCACCGGCCCGCCGGCCCGGGCGATCTCGCCGCGCTGCCGCTGCTGCACCTGTCGACGCGCCCGGGGCTCTGGGCCCAATGGTTCGCCGACAATGGCGTCGAGACCGGCAGCGCCTATCGCGGCCACCGGCTCGACCAGTTCGCGCTGGTCATCGAGGCGGTGACCGCCGGGCTCGGCCTCGCCCTGCTGCCGCGCTATCTCATCGAGAAGGAGCTGGAGGCCGGCACGCTGGCGGCCGTCTTCGACCGGCCGCTGCAGACCGACAGCCGCTACTATCTCGCCGTGCCCGACAACCGCGCCGGCAGCGCGCTGACCCAGGCCTTCTCGGCCTGGATCATCGGCCAGGTCAGCCCGGCCGGCCGGGCGCGCGGCCCGGCCTGA
- the mtnK gene encoding Methylthioribose kinase, which yields MTASPAIAAPSQPLDAAALAAHIAADPGLSAFFGADMANLSIREIGDGNLNFVFHVAGGGRALAIKQAMPYSRMSGGARALTAERLTYEKLALEEFARHAPAHVPAIHHFDAERALLGQEFLSPHVIMRKGMMDGIVYPHFAAHMAAYLSACLFATSDFALTASDKRRKVARFAGNVELCEITERLVFTEPFTLSDNNRWTSPELDAEAAAIRGDEVLKQAVSALKLAFLTRSDALLHADLHTGSIMLTETDTRVIDPEFAVFGPMGFDIGMLIGNLFLNCFAQLAYETEPGGRAAYRRFVLGAVEEIWTGFAARFAALWREKRTGDAYPTRLFPEAAALEAVLARYLQDVLADALGFAGVEMIRRTLGRAHTPDYDAIADRQRRSLSEKLALSHGVMLLRAPRGGMSITEATDAARRLIGAAPGR from the coding sequence ATGACCGCCTCTCCGGCCATCGCCGCCCCGTCCCAGCCGCTCGATGCCGCGGCGCTCGCCGCGCACATTGCCGCCGATCCCGGGCTGTCCGCCTTCTTCGGCGCGGACATGGCCAACCTCAGCATCCGTGAGATCGGCGACGGCAACCTCAATTTCGTCTTTCATGTCGCCGGCGGCGGCCGGGCGCTGGCGATCAAGCAGGCCATGCCCTATTCGCGCATGTCGGGCGGCGCGCGGGCGCTGACCGCCGAGCGGCTGACCTACGAGAAGCTCGCGCTCGAGGAGTTCGCCCGCCATGCGCCGGCCCATGTGCCGGCCATCCATCATTTCGACGCCGAGCGCGCCCTGCTCGGCCAGGAATTCCTCAGCCCGCACGTGATCATGCGCAAGGGCATGATGGACGGCATCGTCTATCCGCATTTCGCCGCGCATATGGCGGCCTATCTGTCGGCCTGCCTGTTCGCCACCTCCGACTTCGCGCTCACCGCTTCGGACAAGCGGCGGAAGGTCGCCCGCTTCGCCGGCAATGTCGAGCTGTGCGAGATCACCGAGCGCCTCGTCTTCACCGAGCCGTTCACGCTGTCCGACAACAACCGCTGGACGAGCCCCGAGCTCGACGCGGAGGCCGCGGCGATCCGCGGCGACGAGGTGCTGAAACAGGCGGTCAGCGCGCTGAAGCTCGCCTTCCTGACGCGCAGCGACGCCCTGCTTCATGCCGACCTCCATACCGGCTCGATCATGCTGACCGAGACCGATACGCGGGTGATCGATCCCGAATTCGCGGTGTTCGGCCCGATGGGTTTCGACATCGGCATGCTGATCGGCAACCTCTTCCTCAATTGCTTCGCCCAGCTCGCCTACGAGACCGAGCCGGGCGGCCGCGCCGCCTATCGCCGCTTCGTGCTCGGCGCGGTCGAGGAGATCTGGACCGGTTTTGCCGCGCGCTTCGCGGCGCTCTGGCGCGAAAAGCGCACGGGCGACGCCTATCCGACGCGCCTTTTCCCTGAGGCGGCGGCGCTCGAGGCGGTGCTGGCGCGCTATCTCCAGGACGTGCTCGCCGATGCCCTCGGCTTTGCCGGCGTCGAGATGATCCGCCGCACGCTCGGCCGGGCGCATACGCCCGACTATGACGCCATCGCCGACCGGCAGCGGCGCAGCCTGAGCGAAAAGCTGGCGCTCAGCCACGGCGTCATGCTGCTGCGCGCGCCGCGCGGCGGCATGAGCATCACCGAGGCGACGGACGCCGCGCGCCGGCTGATCGGCGCGGCGCCGGGCCGATGA
- the pdhR gene encoding Pyruvate dehydrogenase complex repressor yields MNDQAPESHPAEQQAAPAPGGVTRHIADSIRARILAGGLKSDERLPTEDELAETFGVSRPTIREALKRLAAQHLIRSKRGPGGGVFVNRPSLEQTRESVVGMMALLSSMGSFSLVDIAEVRHDLGMVCLRYAIQRRSNDDLAAMESQVLLQEDASLSDTEFCAADVGFHRAIAGAAGNSVMSFVMQVLLDALMPPANMVVFKFRDREKIAAYHRRILLAVHARNPRAGEEAFTELMDYLRARYAEAQDWRRRRDGGERAG; encoded by the coding sequence ATGAACGACCAAGCCCCCGAATCACATCCTGCCGAGCAGCAGGCCGCGCCCGCGCCCGGCGGCGTCACCCGTCATATCGCCGACAGCATCCGCGCCCGCATTCTGGCGGGCGGGCTGAAGAGCGACGAGCGGCTGCCGACCGAGGACGAGCTCGCCGAGACCTTCGGGGTCTCCCGCCCGACCATTCGCGAGGCCCTCAAACGGCTCGCCGCCCAGCATCTGATTCGCTCCAAGCGCGGCCCGGGCGGCGGCGTCTTCGTCAACCGGCCGAGCCTCGAGCAGACGCGCGAGAGCGTGGTCGGCATGATGGCGCTGCTCAGCAGCATGGGCTCGTTCTCGCTGGTCGACATTGCCGAGGTGCGCCACGACCTCGGCATGGTCTGCCTGCGCTACGCCATCCAGCGCCGCAGCAATGACGACCTCGCGGCCATGGAGAGCCAGGTCCTGCTGCAGGAGGACGCCTCCCTCTCCGATACCGAATTCTGCGCCGCCGACGTCGGCTTCCACCGCGCCATCGCCGGCGCCGCGGGCAATAGCGTGATGAGCTTCGTCATGCAGGTCCTGCTCGACGCGCTGATGCCGCCGGCCAACATGGTGGTGTTCAAGTTCCGCGACCGCGAGAAGATCGCCGCCTATCACCGGCGCATCCTGCTGGCGGTCCACGCCCGCAACCCACGCGCCGGCGAAGAGGCCTTCACCGAACTGATGGACTACCTGCGTGCCCGCTATGCCGAGGCCCAGGACTGGCGCCGCCGGCGCGACGGCGGCGAGCGCGCAGGCTGA
- the mtnA gene encoding Methylthioribose-1-phosphate isomerase, with the protein MSDIAVTMPTLMRESVLLEPERVRILDRRVFPFETRFVDCATVEAVARAIEEMVTQSGGPFYAASAGLVLAAREAASLATAEARLDHLRAAGRRLVATRATNDHIAGVVKSLIGEAEALAGTDVDFAAAFEAATRAAWEARRERGRRLGRHGASVIADGDTVMTHCWAEATIVETMAAAIRAGKTVKVICTETRPYLQGARLTAHSLAEMGLHVTVITDNMGAHAMDRGLVQRLMTAADRVTMSGHVVNKVGTLQLAIAAQRYRIPYFAMVQAPDPRAAGPADVPMEERDPEESLTCMGRRTATPLAQGWYPAFDVTPPDLVSGIVTSKGVFPAAALPVHFQSAGDH; encoded by the coding sequence ATGTCCGACATAGCCGTGACCATGCCGACCCTGATGCGCGAGAGCGTGCTGCTCGAGCCCGAGCGCGTGCGCATTCTCGATCGGCGGGTCTTCCCCTTCGAGACGCGCTTCGTCGACTGCGCCACGGTGGAGGCGGTCGCCCGGGCCATCGAGGAGATGGTCACGCAGAGCGGCGGCCCGTTCTATGCCGCCAGCGCCGGCCTCGTCCTCGCCGCGCGCGAGGCCGCCTCGCTGGCGACCGCGGAGGCCCGTCTCGATCATCTGCGCGCCGCCGGCCGCCGGCTGGTCGCAACCCGCGCGACCAACGACCATATTGCGGGCGTCGTGAAGAGCCTGATCGGCGAGGCCGAGGCTCTGGCCGGCACCGATGTCGATTTCGCCGCGGCCTTCGAGGCCGCGACGCGCGCCGCCTGGGAGGCGCGCCGCGAACGCGGCCGCCGCCTCGGCCGCCACGGCGCTTCGGTCATCGCCGACGGCGACACCGTCATGACCCATTGCTGGGCCGAGGCGACCATCGTCGAGACCATGGCCGCCGCGATCCGGGCGGGCAAGACGGTCAAGGTGATCTGCACCGAGACCCGGCCCTATCTGCAGGGCGCGCGGCTCACCGCCCACAGCCTCGCCGAGATGGGCCTTCACGTCACCGTCATCACCGACAATATGGGCGCCCATGCCATGGACCGCGGCCTGGTGCAGCGGCTGATGACCGCCGCCGACCGGGTCACCATGTCCGGCCATGTGGTCAACAAGGTCGGCACGCTGCAGCTCGCCATCGCCGCCCAGCGCTACCGGATCCCCTATTTCGCCATGGTCCAGGCGCCCGATCCGCGCGCGGCGGGACCGGCCGACGTGCCCATGGAGGAGCGCGATCCCGAGGAGAGCCTCACCTGCATGGGCCGGCGCACGGCAACACCGCTGGCGCAGGGCTGGTATCCCGCTTTCGACGTGACGCCGCCGGACCTCGTTTCCGGTATCGTCACCAGCAAGGGCGTGTTCCCGGCGGCGGCGCTGCCGGTGCATTTCCAGAGCGCGGGAGACCATTGA
- the catI_1 gene encoding 3-oxoadipate CoA-transferase subunit A gives MTAFISVAELAAAITPGQRLAVPVDYAGVAMAVTDEIMRRGTGDLRLVCVPTGGMQVDLLIGSGLVASVETSAVSLGEAGGAPCFNRAVREASIKIIDATCPAVHAGLMAAQKGVPFMPMRGLIGTDVLANRPDWLTIANPFAPDDPIVAIPAIHPDVALFHAPVADRAGNVWIGRRRELAAMAYAARRSLVTVERISETSLLADEKTAAGIIPALYIDRIAVAPNGAWPYGLWGEYAPDTAELVRYAEAARSPDGFRAYVAARGEKLRSAA, from the coding sequence ATGACCGCCTTCATCAGCGTGGCGGAGCTTGCCGCCGCCATCACGCCGGGCCAGCGCCTGGCCGTCCCTGTCGACTATGCCGGTGTCGCCATGGCGGTGACGGACGAGATCATGCGCCGCGGCACCGGAGACCTCCGGCTCGTCTGCGTGCCGACCGGCGGCATGCAGGTCGATCTCCTCATCGGCTCAGGCCTCGTCGCGTCGGTCGAGACCAGCGCGGTCAGCCTCGGCGAAGCGGGCGGCGCGCCCTGCTTCAACCGCGCGGTGCGCGAGGCCTCGATCAAGATCATCGACGCCACCTGCCCCGCCGTCCATGCCGGCCTGATGGCGGCGCAGAAGGGCGTTCCGTTCATGCCCATGCGCGGCCTGATCGGCACAGACGTGCTGGCCAACCGGCCGGACTGGCTGACCATCGCCAATCCCTTCGCGCCCGACGATCCGATCGTCGCGATTCCGGCGATCCATCCCGACGTCGCCCTGTTCCACGCTCCGGTCGCCGACCGCGCGGGCAATGTCTGGATCGGCCGCAGGCGCGAGCTCGCGGCCATGGCCTATGCCGCCCGCCGGAGCCTCGTGACCGTCGAGCGGATCAGCGAGACCTCGCTGCTCGCCGACGAGAAGACCGCCGCCGGCATCATTCCGGCGCTCTATATCGACCGGATCGCGGTCGCGCCGAACGGTGCCTGGCCCTATGGCCTGTGGGGTGAATATGCCCCCGATACCGCCGAGCTCGTGCGTTATGCGGAGGCCGCCCGCAGCCCCGACGGCTTCCGGGCCTATGTCGCGGCACGCGGCGAGAAGCTGAGGAGCGCGGCATGA
- the catJ_1 gene encoding 3-oxoadipate CoA-transferase subunit B, with the protein MKPASHRERLIATIADLLAGVRHVAVGASSPIPAAAAMLLRARQEAAGGDDVRLSILGSVEHNFFTNGSAELFDCAGQGRIDAFFLGGGQIDGAGNINLVGVGDYPNTKVRWPGSFGSSYLYFVVPRVILFREEHTPRVLVEKVDFISAPGTSVPGVHRTGGPHALLTSLALFAFDKDRGRFRLTSIHPGHDLAEIRAATGFAFDAPDTVPATPDPDPDTLALIRGRILDELAETYPHFAGLLKAELTGADAAA; encoded by the coding sequence ATGAAACCGGCAAGCCACCGCGAACGGCTGATCGCGACCATTGCCGACCTGCTCGCCGGCGTCCGCCATGTCGCGGTCGGCGCCTCCTCGCCGATACCCGCCGCGGCGGCCATGCTGCTGCGCGCCCGCCAGGAGGCGGCCGGAGGCGACGACGTCCGGCTCTCGATCCTCGGCTCGGTCGAGCACAACTTCTTCACCAACGGCAGCGCCGAACTGTTCGACTGCGCCGGCCAGGGCCGCATCGACGCCTTCTTCCTCGGCGGCGGCCAGATCGACGGCGCCGGCAACATCAATCTCGTCGGCGTCGGCGACTATCCCAACACCAAGGTGCGCTGGCCCGGCTCGTTCGGCTCGAGCTACCTCTATTTCGTGGTGCCGCGGGTCATCCTGTTCCGCGAGGAGCATACGCCGCGGGTGCTGGTCGAGAAGGTCGACTTCATCAGCGCGCCGGGCACCAGCGTGCCCGGCGTCCACCGGACCGGTGGGCCTCACGCCCTGCTGACCAGTCTGGCGCTGTTCGCCTTCGACAAGGACAGGGGCCGCTTCCGGCTGACCAGCATCCATCCCGGCCACGACCTCGCCGAGATCCGGGCGGCCACCGGCTTCGCCTTCGACGCGCCCGACACGGTGCCGGCGACGCCGGATCCCGACCCGGACACCCTCGCGCTGATCCGCGGCCGGATCCTCGACGAGCTCGCGGAAACCTATCCCCATTTCGCCGGCCTCCTGAAGGCCGAACTCACCGGCGCCGACGCCGCGGCATGA
- the bbsF_2 gene encoding Succinyl-CoA:(R)-benzylsuccinate CoA-transferase subunit BbsF has translation MTSASQDAGTPTETPPGALAGLKVIDVSRVLGGPYSTQILADHGAEVIKIEPPQGDETRGWGPPFQGDAASYFLGLNRNKKAMAIDFSQAAGQELLLHLLADADVFVENFKIGTLEKWGLGQDVLRERFPRLIHCRVSGFGADGPYGGRPGYDAAIQALSGIMSVNGERGGEGLRVGLPVVDMVTGLNAALGVLMALQERERSGRGQFVEATLYDCGFSLLHPHLPNFYLNGKVPKPSGNAHPNICPYDTYATATDPLFLAVGNNRQFASLCRVLGVEAIPADERFASNAARNVNRDALKVLLEQALSKRDCAEVAETLIKAGVPCGPVRSIDAVVADPHTHAREMVVDIGDYRGTGSPIKLSRTPASYRLKPPAFAEHVDEILAAAGVDATTYAPVLPRKPVT, from the coding sequence ATGACGAGCGCCAGCCAGGACGCGGGCACCCCGACCGAAACGCCGCCGGGCGCGCTTGCGGGCCTCAAGGTCATCGATGTCAGCCGGGTCCTGGGCGGCCCCTACAGCACCCAGATCCTGGCCGACCACGGCGCCGAGGTGATCAAGATCGAGCCGCCCCAGGGCGACGAGACGCGCGGCTGGGGACCGCCGTTCCAGGGCGATGCGGCGAGCTACTTCCTCGGCCTCAACCGCAACAAGAAGGCGATGGCCATCGACTTCTCGCAGGCCGCCGGCCAGGAGCTGCTGCTGCACCTGCTCGCCGATGCCGACGTCTTCGTCGAGAACTTCAAGATCGGCACGCTGGAGAAATGGGGCCTCGGCCAGGACGTGCTCCGGGAGCGTTTTCCGCGCCTGATCCACTGCCGCGTCTCGGGCTTCGGCGCCGACGGCCCCTATGGCGGCCGTCCCGGCTATGACGCCGCCATCCAGGCCCTGTCGGGCATCATGAGCGTCAATGGCGAACGCGGCGGCGAAGGCTTGCGCGTCGGCCTGCCGGTCGTCGACATGGTCACCGGCCTCAATGCCGCGCTCGGCGTCCTGATGGCGCTGCAGGAACGCGAGCGCAGCGGCCGCGGCCAGTTCGTCGAGGCGACGCTCTACGATTGCGGCTTCTCGCTGCTGCACCCGCACCTGCCGAACTTCTATCTCAACGGCAAGGTGCCGAAGCCGTCGGGCAACGCCCATCCGAACATCTGTCCCTACGACACCTATGCCACCGCCACCGACCCGCTGTTCCTGGCCGTCGGCAACAACAGGCAGTTCGCATCGCTCTGCCGGGTGCTCGGGGTCGAGGCCATTCCGGCCGACGAGCGCTTTGCCAGCAATGCCGCGCGCAACGTCAACCGTGACGCGCTGAAGGTGCTGCTGGAACAGGCGCTGTCGAAACGCGACTGCGCCGAGGTGGCCGAAACCCTGATCAAGGCGGGCGTGCCCTGCGGGCCGGTCCGCTCGATCGATGCCGTGGTCGCCGATCCGCACACCCATGCCCGCGAGATGGTCGTCGACATCGGCGACTATCGCGGCACCGGCAGCCCGATCAAGCTGTCGCGGACCCCCGCAAGCTACCGGCTCAAACCCCCGGCCTTCGCCGAGCATGTCGACGAGATCCTCGCCGCGGCGGGCGTCGACGCGACCACCTATGCGCCGGTCCTGCCGCGCAAACCCGTCACCTGA
- the acuI_1 gene encoding Acrylyl-CoA reductase AcuI: protein MSAFRALVVDKSEAGYGCRLDTLDRSALPASGNVTVRVERSTLNYKDALAISGKAPVVRSFPMVPGIDFAGTVEASDDPAWKAGDAAVLNGWGVGETHWGGLAELARVKGDWLIRRPAGLTAEDCMALGTAGYTAMLCVMALERQGVTPDKGDVLVTGACGGVGSVAIALLARRGYGVIAATGRREEEAYLKELGAKDLIDRAELSGPGKPLGKERWAGAVDTVGSHTLANVCAGTRYGGAVAACGLAQGLDFPATVAPFILRGVTLAGIDSVMAPKALRETAWRLLDAEIDRPRLAAMTSRIGLADAQGVASDLIAGKVRGRVVVDPSA from the coding sequence ATGTCCGCCTTCCGCGCCCTCGTCGTCGACAAATCCGAAGCCGGCTATGGCTGCCGGCTCGACACGCTCGACCGGTCCGCCCTGCCCGCCAGCGGCAATGTCACGGTCCGCGTCGAGCGCTCGACGCTCAACTACAAGGATGCCCTTGCCATATCGGGCAAGGCGCCGGTCGTCCGCAGCTTCCCGATGGTGCCGGGCATCGACTTCGCCGGCACGGTGGAGGCAAGCGACGACCCCGCGTGGAAGGCCGGCGATGCCGCCGTGCTCAACGGCTGGGGCGTCGGCGAAACCCATTGGGGCGGGCTTGCCGAACTCGCCCGGGTCAAGGGCGACTGGCTGATCCGCCGGCCGGCCGGCCTCACGGCCGAGGACTGCATGGCGCTGGGCACCGCCGGCTATACCGCCATGCTCTGCGTCATGGCGCTGGAGCGCCAGGGCGTGACGCCCGACAAGGGCGACGTGCTGGTGACCGGTGCCTGTGGCGGCGTCGGCTCGGTGGCCATCGCGCTGCTCGCCAGGCGCGGCTACGGCGTGATCGCCGCGACCGGCCGGCGCGAGGAGGAGGCCTATCTGAAGGAGCTCGGCGCGAAGGACCTGATCGACCGCGCCGAACTCTCCGGTCCGGGCAAGCCGCTCGGCAAGGAGCGCTGGGCCGGTGCCGTCGACACGGTCGGCAGCCACACGCTCGCCAATGTCTGCGCCGGCACGCGCTACGGCGGCGCCGTGGCCGCCTGCGGCCTCGCCCAGGGCCTGGATTTCCCGGCCACCGTCGCGCCCTTCATCCTGCGCGGCGTGACGCTTGCCGGCATCGACAGCGTGATGGCGCCCAAGGCGCTGCGCGAGACGGCCTGGCGCCTGCTCGATGCCGAGATCGACCGGCCGCGCCTCGCCGCCATGACGAGCCGCATCGGCCTTGCCGACGCGCAAGGCGTCGCATCCGATCTCATCGCCGGCAAGGTCCGCGGCCGCGTGGTCGTCGACCCCAGCGCCTGA
- a CDS encoding Carboxymuconolactone decarboxylase family protein, whose amino-acid sequence MSQHPISRFPVPAIADMPEDIRTRILAVQEKSGFVPNVFLVLAHRPDEFRAFFAYHDALMDKPGNLTKAEREMIVVATSNANQCQYCVVAHGAILRIRAKNPLIADQVAINYRKADITEKQKAMLDYAMKVAFEAYAISDADLATLKSHGFTDEDAWDISAIAAFFGMSNRLANVTSMRPNDEFYTLGRA is encoded by the coding sequence ATGAGCCAGCATCCGATCAGCCGGTTTCCGGTTCCCGCCATTGCCGACATGCCCGAGGATATCCGCACCCGCATCCTCGCGGTGCAGGAGAAGTCCGGCTTCGTGCCCAATGTCTTCCTCGTCCTGGCACACCGGCCGGACGAATTTCGCGCGTTCTTCGCCTATCACGACGCGCTGATGGACAAGCCCGGCAACCTGACCAAGGCCGAACGCGAGATGATCGTGGTGGCCACCAGCAATGCCAACCAGTGCCAGTACTGCGTGGTCGCCCACGGCGCCATCCTGCGCATCCGCGCCAAGAACCCGCTGATCGCCGACCAGGTCGCCATCAACTACCGCAAGGCCGACATCACCGAGAAGCAGAAGGCCATGCTCGACTACGCCATGAAGGTGGCGTTCGAGGCCTATGCGATCTCCGATGCGGATCTCGCCACCCTCAAGTCCCACGGCTTCACCGACGAGGACGCCTGGGACATCAGCGCGATCGCGGCCTTCTTCGGCATGTCGAACCGCCTCGCCAACGTCACCAGCATGCGCCCCAACGACGAGTTCTACACGCTCGGACGCGCCTGA
- the yoaD_1 gene encoding Putative 2-hydroxyacid dehydrogenase YoaD → MTAPSPAPALAVGVIGDGFMQPSYFVDALNERLAGRALAIETMALNWPIERNITKVDPELSVQEFVGRPEQFYDFIGRAEILINHLAPVTRETFARAPKLKLIAVSRGGPINIDMAAAREHGVRVVNTPGRNASAVAEFTIASLLAETRNLIRGHVALAAGDYRGDLYHRDITGPELCELTVGVIGYGHVGTLVVRMLKGFGCRILVHDPYKQLSRADQDDGVTMVDLDTLIASSDIVTLHPRVTRETRGMIGAAEFAAMKRGAYFVNTARGPLVDYAALYEALTSGQLAGAALDTFEFEPPPADWPLLKLPNVTLSPHIAGASRYTIRKAAVMIAEDVARFLSDEALINPCDGQ, encoded by the coding sequence ATGACCGCACCCTCCCCCGCACCAGCCCTTGCCGTCGGCGTCATCGGCGACGGCTTCATGCAGCCGTCCTATTTCGTCGATGCGCTGAACGAGCGCCTCGCCGGCCGTGCCCTCGCCATCGAGACCATGGCGCTCAACTGGCCGATCGAGCGCAACATCACCAAGGTCGACCCCGAGCTCTCGGTCCAGGAATTCGTCGGCCGCCCCGAGCAGTTCTACGACTTCATCGGCCGCGCCGAGATCCTGATCAATCACCTCGCCCCGGTGACCCGCGAGACCTTCGCCCGTGCGCCGAAGCTGAAGCTGATCGCGGTGTCGCGCGGCGGCCCGATCAATATCGACATGGCGGCCGCGCGCGAGCACGGCGTCCGGGTCGTCAACACGCCCGGCCGCAACGCCTCGGCGGTGGCCGAATTCACCATCGCCTCGCTGCTCGCCGAGACCCGCAATCTCATCCGCGGCCACGTGGCGCTCGCCGCCGGCGACTATCGCGGCGACCTCTACCATCGCGACATTACCGGTCCGGAGCTGTGCGAGCTGACCGTCGGCGTCATCGGCTATGGCCATGTCGGCACGCTGGTGGTCAGGATGCTCAAGGGTTTCGGCTGCCGCATCCTGGTCCACGATCCCTACAAGCAGCTCTCGCGCGCCGACCAGGACGACGGCGTCACCATGGTCGACCTCGACACGCTCATCGCCTCGAGCGACATCGTCACCCTGCATCCGCGCGTCACCAGGGAGACGCGCGGCATGATCGGCGCCGCCGAGTTCGCGGCGATGAAGCGCGGCGCCTATTTCGTCAACACGGCACGCGGCCCGCTCGTCGACTATGCCGCGCTCTACGAGGCGCTGACCTCCGGCCAGCTTGCCGGCGCCGCCCTCGACACGTTCGAGTTCGAGCCGCCGCCCGCCGACTGGCCGCTGCTGAAACTGCCCAACGTGACCCTGTCGCCGCATATTGCCGGCGCCTCCCGCTACACCATCCGCAAGGCCGCCGTGATGATCGCCGAGGACGTCGCGCGCTTCCTCTCGGACGAAGCTCTCATCAACCCGTGTGACGGCCAATGA
- the fucA_1 gene encoding L-fuculose phosphate aldolase — protein MTDSELKLRLELIETCRGMNRLGINKGTSGNVSVRHGKGLLVSPTGIGYDAMRPEDVVQLDWDGGFDGDVLPTSEWRFHRDILAARPDLNAVVHTHSVHATAVAIMGRGIPAIHYMIAAAGGPDIRCAPYATFGTQELADAVLEAMAGRRACLLAHHGVIAGHVSMARALALAGTVEELAQQYLLCLPHGEPPVLAPDEIARVVEKFRSYGQQPKRQD, from the coding sequence ATGACCGACAGTGAACTGAAGCTTCGGCTCGAGCTGATCGAGACCTGCCGCGGCATGAACCGGCTCGGCATCAACAAAGGCACGTCGGGCAATGTCAGCGTGCGCCACGGCAAGGGCCTGCTCGTCTCGCCGACGGGCATCGGCTACGACGCGATGCGCCCCGAGGATGTCGTGCAGCTCGACTGGGACGGCGGTTTCGACGGCGACGTCCTGCCGACCAGCGAATGGCGCTTTCACCGCGACATCCTCGCGGCGAGGCCCGACCTCAACGCCGTCGTGCACACCCATTCGGTGCATGCCACCGCCGTCGCCATCATGGGCCGCGGCATCCCGGCCATTCACTACATGATCGCCGCGGCCGGCGGCCCGGACATCCGCTGCGCGCCCTATGCCACCTTCGGCACCCAGGAGCTGGCCGATGCGGTGCTCGAGGCCATGGCCGGGCGGCGCGCCTGCCTGCTCGCCCATCACGGCGTGATCGCCGGCCATGTCAGCATGGCGCGCGCGCTGGCGCTCGCCGGCACGGTCGAGGAGCTCGCCCAGCAATATCTGCTCTGCCTGCCGCACGGCGAGCCGCCGGTGCTCGCGCCGGACGAGATCGCCCGCGTCGTCGAGAAATTCCGCAGCTACGGCCAGCAGCCGAAGCGGCAGGACTGA